Proteins co-encoded in one Marmota flaviventris isolate mMarFla1 chromosome 9, mMarFla1.hap1, whole genome shotgun sequence genomic window:
- the Zdhhc13 gene encoding palmitoyltransferase ZDHHC13 isoform X1: MEGPGLGSQCRNHSHGPHPPGFGRHGISAHENKDLAKARDVLPLIEDSSNCDIVKATQYGIFERCKELVEAGYDVRQPDKENVSLLHWAAINNRLDLVKFYISKGAVVDQLGGDLNSTPLHWAIRQGHLPMVILLLQHGADPSLIDGEGFSSIHLAVLFQHMPIIAYLISKGQSVNLTDVNGQTPLMLSAHKVIGPEPTGFLLKFNPSLNVVDKIHQNTPLHWAVTAGNINAVDKLLEAGSSLDVRNVKGQTPLDMALQNKNQLVIHMLKTEAKMRTNQKFRLWRWLQKSEIFLLLMLSVSTMWAVGYILDFNSDSWLLKGCLLVTLFFLTSLFPRFLVGYKNLVYVPAVFLLSSIFWTFMTWSLNETDVYLTDKFGVTAKTWERNGSNPVPHTCEASALPLSHNPSPRCNFLTKDHDQSDTPFYFAFIFSVIAFLYFFYKTWATDPGFTKASEEERKANIITLAETGCLDFRTFCTSCLIRKPLRSLHCHVCNSCVARYDQHCLWTGRCVGFGNHHYYLFFLFFLSLVCDWIIYGSFTYWSNHCATTFKEDGLWTYLNQIVACSPWVLYIFGVAIFHFSWSTFLLINQLFQIAFLGLTSHERISLLKQSRHMKQTLSLRKTPYNLGFTQNLADFFQCGCFGLVKPCVVDWTSQYTMVFHPAKEKVLRSV; encoded by the exons TGCAGGAATCACAGCCATGGTCCCCACCCTCCAGGATTTGGTCGACATGGAATCTCTGCTCATGAAAACAAAGACCTTGCCAAAGCAAGAGATGTTCTTCCTCTTATAGAGGACTCTAGTAACTGTGACATTGTCAAAGCTACTCA aTACGGGATTTTTGAACGCTGTAAAGAGTTGGTAGAAGCAGGATATGATGTCAGGCAACCAGACAAAGAAAATGTATCACTTCTTCATTGGGCTGCTATTAACAACAGGCTGGATCTTGTAAA GTTTTATATTTCAAAAGGTGCTGTTGTAGATCAGTTGGGTGGAGATTTAAATTCAACTCCTCTTCACTGGGCCATtcg aCAAGGGCATTTACCCATGGTCATATTATTACTCCAGCATGGTGCAGATCCTAGTCTCATTGATGGAGAGGGATTCAGCAGCATTCACTTAGCAGTATTATTTCAGCACATGCCTATTATAGCATATCTCATCTCAAAGGGACAG AGTGTGAATTTGACAGATGTAAATGGGCAAACACCTCTCATGTTATCAGCTCACAAAGTAATTGG gccagAACCAACtggatttcttttaaagtttaatcCTTCTCTCAATGTTGTTGATAAAATACACCAAAACACTCCACTTCACTGGGCAGTTACAGCAGGAAATATTAATGCAGTTGATAAACTTTTGGAAGCTGGTTCTAGTCTGGATGTCCGAAATGTTAAG ggacaAACTCCTCTTGATATGGCtctgcaaaacaaaaaccagctCGTTATTCATATGCTAAAAACAGAAGCCAAAATGCGAACTAACCAAAAGTTCCGACTTTGGAGATGGCTACAGAAAAGTGAG ATTTTCTTGCTGCTGATGCTTTCTGTGAGTACCATGTGGGCTGTTGGATACATATTGGACTTCAATTCAGATTCTTGGCTTTTAAAAGGATGTCTTCTAGTAACATTATTCTTTCTGACATCTTTGTTTCCAAG GTTCTTGGTTGGATATAAGAACCTTGTATACGTACCAGCAGTTTTTCTGCTAAGTTCCATTTTCTGGACATTTATGACTTG GAGTTTGAATGAAACAGACGTGTACCTTACTGACAAGTTTGGAGTTACGGCTAAGACTTGGGAAAGAAATG gatcaaacccagtgcctcacacatgtgaggcaagcgctctgccactgagccacaaccccagccctagatgcaattttttaacaaaagatcATGACCAGT CAGATACTCCtttctattttgctttcattttcagcGTAATAGCCTTTCTGTACTTTTTTTATAAGACTTGGGCAACTGATCCAGGCTTCACTAAAGCTTccgaagaagaaagaaaagcg AATATCATCACTCTTGCAGAAACTGGCTGTCTGGATTTCAGAACATTTTGTACATCATGTCTT ATAAGGAAGCCATTAAGGTCACTCCATTGCCATGTGTGCAACTCTTGTGTGGCTCGATATGATCAACACTGCCTGTGGACTGGACGGTGCGTAG GTTTTGGCAACCATCACTATTACCtgttcttcttatttttcctttccttggtATGTGACTGGATTATATATGGATCTTTCACCT ATTGGTCAAATCATTGTGCTACAACATTCAAGGAAGATGGCCTATGGACCTACCTCAATCAGATTGTGGCCTGTTCCCCTTGGGTTTTATATATCTTCGGGGTAGCAATTTTCCATTTCTCATggtcaacatttttattaataaatcaaCTCTTTCag ATTGCTTTTCTGGGCCTGACCTCCCATGAGAGAATCAGCCTGCTAAAGCAGAGCAGGCATATGAAACAGACCTTGTCCCTTAGGAAGACACCTTACAA CCTTGGATTCACACAGAACCTGGCAGATTTCTTTCAGTGTGGCTGCTTTGGCTTGGTGAAGCCCTGTGTAGTAGATTGGACATCCCAGTACACCATGGTCTTTCACCCAGCTAAAGAGAAAGTTCTTCGCTCCGTATGA
- the Zdhhc13 gene encoding palmitoyltransferase ZDHHC13 isoform X2: MVILLLQHGADPSLIDGEGFSSIHLAVLFQHMPIIAYLISKGQSVNLTDVNGQTPLMLSAHKVIGPEPTGFLLKFNPSLNVVDKIHQNTPLHWAVTAGNINAVDKLLEAGSSLDVRNVKGQTPLDMALQNKNQLVIHMLKTEAKMRTNQKFRLWRWLQKSEIFLLLMLSVSTMWAVGYILDFNSDSWLLKGCLLVTLFFLTSLFPRFLVGYKNLVYVPAVFLLSSIFWTFMTWSLNETDVYLTDKFGVTAKTWERNGSNPVPHTCEASALPLSHNPSPRCNFLTKDHDQSDTPFYFAFIFSVIAFLYFFYKTWATDPGFTKASEEERKANIITLAETGCLDFRTFCTSCLIRKPLRSLHCHVCNSCVARYDQHCLWTGRCVGFGNHHYYLFFLFFLSLVCDWIIYGSFTYWSNHCATTFKEDGLWTYLNQIVACSPWVLYIFGVAIFHFSWSTFLLINQLFQIAFLGLTSHERISLLKQSRHMKQTLSLRKTPYNLGFTQNLADFFQCGCFGLVKPCVVDWTSQYTMVFHPAKEKVLRSV; encoded by the exons ATGGTCATATTATTACTCCAGCATGGTGCAGATCCTAGTCTCATTGATGGAGAGGGATTCAGCAGCATTCACTTAGCAGTATTATTTCAGCACATGCCTATTATAGCATATCTCATCTCAAAGGGACAG AGTGTGAATTTGACAGATGTAAATGGGCAAACACCTCTCATGTTATCAGCTCACAAAGTAATTGG gccagAACCAACtggatttcttttaaagtttaatcCTTCTCTCAATGTTGTTGATAAAATACACCAAAACACTCCACTTCACTGGGCAGTTACAGCAGGAAATATTAATGCAGTTGATAAACTTTTGGAAGCTGGTTCTAGTCTGGATGTCCGAAATGTTAAG ggacaAACTCCTCTTGATATGGCtctgcaaaacaaaaaccagctCGTTATTCATATGCTAAAAACAGAAGCCAAAATGCGAACTAACCAAAAGTTCCGACTTTGGAGATGGCTACAGAAAAGTGAG ATTTTCTTGCTGCTGATGCTTTCTGTGAGTACCATGTGGGCTGTTGGATACATATTGGACTTCAATTCAGATTCTTGGCTTTTAAAAGGATGTCTTCTAGTAACATTATTCTTTCTGACATCTTTGTTTCCAAG GTTCTTGGTTGGATATAAGAACCTTGTATACGTACCAGCAGTTTTTCTGCTAAGTTCCATTTTCTGGACATTTATGACTTG GAGTTTGAATGAAACAGACGTGTACCTTACTGACAAGTTTGGAGTTACGGCTAAGACTTGGGAAAGAAATG gatcaaacccagtgcctcacacatgtgaggcaagcgctctgccactgagccacaaccccagccctagatgcaattttttaacaaaagatcATGACCAGT CAGATACTCCtttctattttgctttcattttcagcGTAATAGCCTTTCTGTACTTTTTTTATAAGACTTGGGCAACTGATCCAGGCTTCACTAAAGCTTccgaagaagaaagaaaagcg AATATCATCACTCTTGCAGAAACTGGCTGTCTGGATTTCAGAACATTTTGTACATCATGTCTT ATAAGGAAGCCATTAAGGTCACTCCATTGCCATGTGTGCAACTCTTGTGTGGCTCGATATGATCAACACTGCCTGTGGACTGGACGGTGCGTAG GTTTTGGCAACCATCACTATTACCtgttcttcttatttttcctttccttggtATGTGACTGGATTATATATGGATCTTTCACCT ATTGGTCAAATCATTGTGCTACAACATTCAAGGAAGATGGCCTATGGACCTACCTCAATCAGATTGTGGCCTGTTCCCCTTGGGTTTTATATATCTTCGGGGTAGCAATTTTCCATTTCTCATggtcaacatttttattaataaatcaaCTCTTTCag ATTGCTTTTCTGGGCCTGACCTCCCATGAGAGAATCAGCCTGCTAAAGCAGAGCAGGCATATGAAACAGACCTTGTCCCTTAGGAAGACACCTTACAA CCTTGGATTCACACAGAACCTGGCAGATTTCTTTCAGTGTGGCTGCTTTGGCTTGGTGAAGCCCTGTGTAGTAGATTGGACATCCCAGTACACCATGGTCTTTCACCCAGCTAAAGAGAAAGTTCTTCGCTCCGTATGA